The proteins below come from a single Bacteroidales bacterium genomic window:
- a CDS encoding LysM peptidoglycan-binding domain-containing protein yields the protein MDIIQFIKLIRKNLLILILVPVILVALVYYGTRNEEKYYVSSSTIYTGLGSGLTLEAQANSRLDYFGSKMEFDNIINIFKARETHKEVALSLFIQGLSLKSWDPQYISRKSFNELQELVPQYIKDMVILPENANKSNLNNKIPLIINDTANLKNKQYLVRNKVYTVKDKESLFSISSKLGISASELMNKNTLTSTKLEPGTELIFDQEDLIVHSTKAGKYDTIPLYIPDTTYYLKAEIDSASFAQTLERFKKYYAADDTNYIYGLLNYGHKYYSMRAVGGVSAKRVQGSDLIELTFKTTDPGICKQCIQFTIDAFKKNYKKLKENQSDNVVAYFEERVAESSMNLQAAENRLLKFNQENNIINYYEQTRHISEQKQILESRYYDEMMIFTAADSVLKNLNKQLANQKGIAKLNTDMLEYRNQLSDITYKITINELNNSSDPKTIQAIADLKDKQLELRNKINKNIDQVFSLQFSAQGVNSDEILSKWLSNTLTYEETKAKLTALQERKTEFQKTYEQFAPLGAKLSRIEREINVYEQQYLSVLNSLNLAKLKQQNLELQSNIKTVDPPYFPLSAESSKRKLFIAAAGIVGLMLVLFVILVLEYFDNTIKTPIRAEKLSGLDLLSAYPLMSKKTNGINYNFITNRLMEQAVQKMQSILETEGIQNKRPINILIFSTQITDGKSLIQDALSGKLKEFGFSVLSANYKLPNYNPKFSFISDEKPIEYKLEADGFTKESVQEILGKENDCSKYDFVLIEIPSITHHAYPPALIKDTDLGILVTRANRPWTSSDENSLKGIVQFMKYNPLILLNGAQAESLEILLGELPRKRSRIRRAAKKLVKLQFFERHTLKK from the coding sequence ATGGATATAATTCAATTTATTAAGCTTATCCGCAAAAATCTTTTAATACTGATTCTTGTGCCTGTTATTTTGGTCGCATTAGTATATTACGGCACACGTAATGAAGAAAAATACTATGTTAGCTCCTCCACCATTTATACCGGCTTAGGCTCCGGATTAACACTTGAAGCGCAAGCAAATTCTCGTTTAGATTATTTTGGATCGAAGATGGAATTTGATAATATTATAAATATTTTCAAAGCTCGTGAAACACATAAAGAAGTTGCTTTAAGCCTTTTTATTCAAGGTTTAAGCCTTAAAAGCTGGGACCCTCAATACATTTCTCGTAAATCGTTTAACGAACTACAAGAGCTTGTTCCACAGTATATTAAAGATATGGTTATTTTGCCTGAAAATGCAAATAAATCAAATTTAAATAATAAAATACCTCTAATAATAAATGATACTGCCAACCTAAAAAACAAACAATATCTCGTTAGAAATAAAGTATATACAGTTAAAGACAAAGAATCTTTATTTTCCATTTCATCAAAGCTGGGAATTTCTGCCAGCGAATTAATGAATAAAAATACGCTTACATCAACGAAATTGGAACCCGGCACAGAACTAATTTTCGATCAAGAAGATTTAATTGTTCATAGCACAAAAGCCGGAAAATACGACACCATTCCGCTTTACATTCCCGATACGACTTATTATTTAAAAGCAGAAATTGACAGTGCTAGTTTTGCCCAAACATTAGAGCGTTTTAAAAAATATTATGCAGCTGATGATACCAATTATATTTACGGACTTTTAAACTATGGTCATAAATATTACAGCATGCGTGCTGTTGGTGGGGTATCGGCAAAACGTGTTCAGGGTAGCGATTTGATTGAGCTAACTTTTAAAACTACAGATCCCGGAATTTGTAAGCAATGTATACAATTTACTATTGATGCTTTTAAAAAAAATTATAAAAAGCTTAAAGAAAACCAAAGTGATAATGTAGTTGCCTATTTTGAAGAAAGAGTGGCTGAATCGAGCATGAACCTTCAGGCAGCAGAAAACAGGCTTTTAAAATTTAACCAAGAAAATAACATTATTAATTATTACGAGCAAACACGTCATATTTCAGAACAAAAACAAATTTTGGAAAGCAGATATTACGACGAAATGATGATTTTTACTGCTGCCGATTCGGTTTTAAAAAACTTAAATAAACAGCTCGCAAACCAAAAAGGAATAGCGAAATTAAATACCGATATGCTGGAGTATCGTAATCAACTTTCAGATATAACATATAAAATTACTATTAATGAATTAAACAATTCTTCCGATCCAAAAACCATACAAGCCATTGCCGACTTAAAAGACAAGCAGCTTGAATTACGCAATAAGATTAATAAAAATATCGATCAGGTATTTAGTTTGCAATTTTCTGCTCAAGGAGTAAACTCTGATGAAATACTCTCTAAATGGCTAAGCAATACCCTTACTTACGAAGAGACTAAAGCTAAACTAACTGCTTTACAAGAAAGAAAAACAGAATTTCAAAAAACCTACGAACAGTTCGCTCCTCTTGGTGCAAAATTATCGCGTATAGAACGCGAAATAAACGTTTACGAACAGCAATATCTTTCTGTATTAAATAGTCTTAATTTAGCCAAACTAAAACAACAAAATCTTGAACTTCAATCAAATATAAAAACAGTAGATCCTCCCTATTTTCCTTTATCTGCCGAATCTTCTAAGCGTAAATTATTTATTGCTGCAGCAGGAATTGTTGGTCTTATGCTGGTGCTTTTTGTTATTCTTGTTCTCGAATATTTCGACAATACAATTAAAACACCCATACGTGCCGAAAAACTTAGCGGCTTAGATTTACTTTCTGCTTACCCCTTAATGTCTAAAAAAACAAATGGAATTAATTACAATTTCATAACCAACAGATTGATGGAACAAGCGGTGCAGAAAATGCAATCTATACTTGAGACGGAAGGTATTCAAAATAAAAGACCTATCAATATTTTAATCTTTAGTACTCAAATTACCGATGGGAAATCGCTTATTCAGGATGCACTTAGCGGAAAGCTTAAAGAATTCGGATTTTCTGTCTTATCTGCAAACTATAAACTTCCGAATTATAATCCGAAATTTTCTTTTATCTCAGATGAAAAGCCTATCGAATACAAACTAGAAGCCGATGGCTTTACTAAAGAAAGTGTTCAAGAAATTTTAGGAAAAGAAAATGACTGTTCAAAATATGATTTTGTATTAATAGAAATTCCTTCTATTACTCATCATGCATATCCTCCTGCTTTGATAAAAGATACCGATTTAGGAATACTCGTAACACGTGCTAATCGTCCTTGGACAAGTTCCGACGAAAACAGCTTGAAAGGAATAGTGCAATTCATGAAATACAATCCTCTTATTTTATTAAATGGGGCACAAGCAGAATCACTCGAAATACTTTTAGGAGAATTACCACGTAAACGCAGCCGAATACGTAGAGCCGCTAAAAAGCTTGTAAAGCTTCAGTTTTTTGAACGACATACGCTGAAAAAATGA
- a CDS encoding O-antigen ligase family protein, which translates to MRNPFKKNTGALQLQHPIAILLVVIGAFLIGKLMSTSGIPLIAGLIFLPLIVIFINRVFYNPKIALFSIQLAAYFINGLPRYTGPIVPYGLIADGLFVLALVAIIFKHFYVGVNWKPMLKDVSLLAAVWMGWIFLEILNPEAVSFQAWFYTMRGIALYFFFGIPLVLLLMRSPKDLEIFFYIWGSMTILATLKGAMQLIIGLDPAEQRWMDAGAYQTHLLFGKLRVFSFLSDAGQFGASQAHALVMGGIIAYETKSLKKKLFFGIVALFGLYGMLISGTRGAIAIPALGFFTYLILTKNKRLIALGLIAGIAVYIFFAYTTILQSNYQVARLRTAFHPEQDASFQVRLDNQKILKNYLSTRPIGGGVGHAGVRAQKYVPNGFLANVATDSWYVLIWAENGAIGLLLHFFILFYIVIKGGYIIMFRIRDSELKARMMAILSGIMGILLANYGNAVMGQFPTSINIYYGMAFLFIATHYDKVITLERKQGKDPFNLFGGLFKK; encoded by the coding sequence ATGCGTAATCCTTTTAAAAAAAATACAGGAGCTCTTCAGCTGCAACATCCCATTGCGATTCTTTTAGTTGTAATAGGCGCCTTTCTTATAGGTAAACTAATGTCAACCAGTGGAATTCCACTTATTGCAGGACTTATATTTTTACCTCTAATTGTAATTTTTATTAATCGAGTATTTTACAATCCAAAAATCGCCCTTTTTAGTATACAATTGGCCGCTTATTTTATAAATGGTCTTCCACGCTATACCGGACCGATAGTACCATACGGTCTGATAGCCGACGGCTTATTTGTCTTGGCTTTAGTCGCTATCATTTTCAAGCATTTCTATGTTGGAGTTAATTGGAAACCAATGCTTAAAGACGTAAGCCTTTTAGCTGCCGTTTGGATGGGATGGATTTTTCTTGAAATCCTTAACCCCGAAGCCGTTAGTTTTCAGGCTTGGTTTTATACTATGCGTGGAATAGCACTCTATTTCTTTTTCGGAATTCCTCTGGTACTCCTTCTTATGCGAAGCCCAAAAGATTTAGAAATATTCTTTTATATCTGGGGATCGATGACCATTTTAGCTACACTAAAAGGAGCTATGCAACTTATCATCGGATTAGATCCTGCAGAACAAAGATGGATGGATGCAGGTGCTTATCAAACACATTTACTTTTTGGAAAACTCCGAGTATTTTCTTTCCTGAGTGATGCCGGACAATTTGGAGCTTCTCAGGCACATGCTCTTGTTATGGGAGGAATTATTGCCTACGAAACCAAATCCCTTAAAAAGAAACTTTTCTTTGGAATTGTAGCTTTATTCGGACTTTACGGAATGCTTATTTCAGGAACTCGTGGTGCTATTGCTATTCCTGCTTTAGGATTTTTCACTTATTTGATACTAACAAAAAACAAAAGACTTATTGCATTGGGTTTAATCGCCGGTATAGCTGTTTATATATTTTTCGCTTATACTACCATTTTACAATCAAACTATCAGGTTGCACGACTCAGAACGGCTTTTCATCCCGAGCAAGATGCCAGTTTTCAAGTGAGATTAGACAATCAAAAAATATTAAAAAACTATCTGTCTACTCGCCCTATTGGAGGAGGTGTAGGTCATGCAGGTGTTAGAGCACAAAAATATGTTCCAAATGGATTTTTGGCTAATGTAGCTACTGACAGTTGGTATGTTTTAATATGGGCAGAAAATGGAGCCATAGGTTTACTATTACACTTTTTTATTCTTTTTTATATAGTAATTAAGGGTGGATATATTATAATGTTTAGGATTCGAGATTCGGAACTTAAAGCCAGAATGATGGCTATTCTTAGTGGCATTATGGGAATTTTATTGGCTAATTACGGAAATGCCGTTATGGGTCAATTCCCAACTTCCATTAATATTTATTATGGTATGGCCTTCCTATTTATTGCTACTCATTACGACAAAGTTATTACGCTTGAACGCAAACAAGGCAAAGATCCTTTTAATCTTTTTGGCGGATTATTTAAAAAATAA
- a CDS encoding oligosaccharide flippase family protein, which produces MIKRILHIAKEKNIQSLAGNMLTAGFGFLNFVVLTRSFDKEIFGEWILYLTGATFVEMFRFGITRTALIRFLSGAKEEEKKQLIGSNWLIGLVASLLIAILLWLVLYFFPDQVKQSGFYLFFKWYPILAFLNLPFNNALTIQQAKQYFGQIFIVKTLNSGLFFAGLTINLFWLKLDLIYVIWFHLGISAFVSLITILAGWDGLRYLTKANKATNSTILNFGKYTTLTLIGTNLLRSADTFIIALSPLGTAAVALYSIPMKLTELLQIPLRSFVATAFPKMSKASIQNDIKMVRYYFYSYAGSMTILFIPVAVFGFIFSDFFVLLLGGQQYIGVDPITGASTSAIFKVFALYGILLPIDRLTGVGLDSINKPKKNFYKIIYMVSANIIGDLIAVFVFKSLMAVAVVTIIFTFLGVIIGYRYLTKELQLNPRLIWVEGWKVYSNKVKEFVG; this is translated from the coding sequence ATGATCAAACGTATTCTTCATATTGCCAAAGAAAAAAATATACAATCCTTAGCCGGAAATATGCTTACCGCCGGCTTTGGTTTTTTGAATTTCGTTGTCCTCACTCGTAGTTTCGACAAAGAAATTTTTGGCGAATGGATACTTTATCTTACTGGTGCAACATTTGTGGAAATGTTTCGCTTTGGAATTACCAGAACAGCTTTAATCCGTTTTTTAAGTGGCGCCAAAGAAGAAGAAAAGAAACAATTAATTGGGTCTAACTGGCTTATCGGACTTGTTGCCAGCCTACTGATTGCCATTTTATTATGGTTAGTGTTATACTTTTTCCCCGATCAAGTTAAACAATCAGGATTTTATCTTTTCTTTAAATGGTATCCCATACTGGCATTTCTTAATTTACCTTTTAATAATGCGCTTACCATACAGCAAGCTAAACAATATTTTGGTCAGATTTTTATTGTTAAAACTCTAAACTCAGGCTTATTCTTTGCGGGTTTAACAATTAACCTTTTCTGGTTAAAATTAGATTTAATTTATGTTATCTGGTTTCATTTAGGTATTTCGGCTTTTGTATCACTAATCACTATTTTAGCCGGATGGGATGGTTTACGTTATCTCACAAAAGCAAATAAAGCAACCAATAGCACAATATTAAATTTTGGTAAATACACAACACTAACACTTATAGGAACTAATTTATTGAGAAGTGCCGACACTTTTATTATAGCATTAAGCCCACTCGGAACTGCTGCCGTTGCACTCTATAGTATACCGATGAAATTAACAGAATTGCTTCAGATTCCCTTACGAAGTTTCGTGGCAACGGCCTTTCCAAAAATGTCTAAAGCAAGTATTCAGAACGATATAAAAATGGTTAGATACTATTTCTACAGCTATGCCGGATCTATGACTATACTGTTTATTCCTGTCGCTGTTTTCGGCTTTATCTTTTCCGATTTCTTCGTTTTGCTGCTCGGAGGTCAGCAATATATCGGAGTCGATCCTATTACCGGAGCCAGCACTTCTGCCATTTTTAAAGTCTTTGCACTATATGGAATATTATTACCTATCGACAGACTAACAGGCGTTGGACTTGATAGTATCAATAAACCAAAAAAGAATTTCTATAAAATAATTTATATGGTTTCTGCCAATATAATTGGCGATTTAATTGCTGTTTTTGTCTTTAAATCCTTAATGGCTGTCGCCGTAGTTACCATTATTTTCACCTTCTTAGGTGTAATTATTGGTTATAGATATTTAACCAAAGAATTACAGCTAAATCCACGCTTAATCTGGGTTGAAGGATGGAAGGTTTATTCTAATAAAGTCAAAGAGTTTGTGGGGTAG
- a CDS encoding sugar transferase — MKESYTGRILYIGKDPKIIEQLSNTENVEFISKDNGLAAIQWINNNISEYDKIDAILCSLGIKGMNAFSLYNHMRFHSLLNKIPFIVVAKRFEFASRILAYKNKVDDYYALPLDIDRLKIRIKFLRKYKAKYTDKNRKKAFEDFKNHPYKTPFLKRAFDIIMAGGAILVLSPVFLLTAIAIRIESKGKVFYSSKRVGANFHEFNFYKFRSMYPDADKRLKEVEHLNQYQGELLEDECPRCKSLPEGVFCSPTLKQDDGSEICEYFYIKKKNAKAAFLKVENDPRITKVGRFIRNTSIDELPQLFNILNGDMSIVGNRPLPVGEAIAITKSRWARRFKAAAGLTGLWQVELRGKDGDMSEEERFEYDNTYAENNSFWGDIKLIFRTLKIFIQRGSV; from the coding sequence ATGAAAGAATCGTATACAGGAAGAATATTATATATAGGGAAAGATCCCAAGATTATTGAACAGCTTTCAAATACAGAAAATGTTGAATTTATTAGTAAAGACAATGGGTTAGCAGCCATACAATGGATAAATAATAACATTAGCGAATACGACAAAATAGATGCCATTTTATGCTCTTTAGGAATTAAAGGGATGAATGCATTTTCCTTGTACAACCACATGCGTTTCCACAGCTTATTGAATAAAATCCCTTTTATAGTAGTAGCAAAACGTTTTGAATTTGCTTCCCGAATCCTTGCATACAAAAATAAAGTCGACGATTATTATGCACTACCTTTAGATATAGATCGCCTTAAAATCAGAATAAAATTTCTGAGAAAATATAAAGCAAAATATACTGATAAAAACAGAAAAAAAGCTTTTGAAGATTTCAAAAATCATCCATATAAAACTCCATTTTTAAAACGTGCTTTTGATATTATTATGGCAGGAGGAGCAATCTTAGTTTTAAGTCCGGTTTTCTTGCTCACTGCCATTGCCATTCGAATAGAATCAAAAGGAAAAGTTTTTTATTCATCTAAAAGAGTAGGAGCTAATTTCCACGAATTTAATTTCTATAAGTTCCGTTCTATGTATCCCGATGCAGATAAGCGCTTAAAAGAAGTAGAACATTTAAATCAATATCAAGGCGAATTACTTGAGGATGAATGTCCACGATGCAAGAGTTTACCCGAAGGTGTTTTTTGTTCACCCACACTCAAACAAGACGACGGCAGCGAAATTTGCGAGTATTTCTATATCAAAAAGAAAAATGCCAAAGCTGCATTTCTAAAAGTCGAAAACGATCCAAGAATAACAAAAGTTGGTCGGTTTATTCGAAACACAAGTATAGACGAATTACCACAACTTTTTAATATTTTAAACGGAGATATGTCAATAGTTGGAAATCGTCCTTTACCCGTAGGAGAAGCAATTGCAATAACAAAATCCAGATGGGCACGTAGATTTAAAGCAGCTGCCGGTTTAACAGGGCTTTGGCAAGTTGAATTACGCGGAAAAGATGGTGATATGTCAGAAGAAGAACGCTTTGAATATGATAATACTTATGCAGAAAACAACTCCTTTTGGGGCGATATCAAGCTTATATTTCGCACCTTAAAAATATTCATTCAAAGGGGAAGTGTTTAA
- a CDS encoding response regulator transcription factor, with the protein MKKKIFAIDDEQSIRFIIENTFKKDFEIETFPNGELALVSMQTGDIPDLIICDIEMPIMNGFEFIKQVRASGFFDDIPLLMLSGKESSDDRIKCFETGADDYIIKPFNPKELLARVKRRLISLDLYSQRKGY; encoded by the coding sequence ATGAAAAAAAAGATTTTTGCCATCGATGATGAACAAAGCATCCGCTTTATTATTGAAAACACTTTCAAGAAAGATTTTGAAATTGAAACTTTCCCTAATGGGGAACTGGCCTTAGTGTCAATGCAAACCGGAGACATTCCCGATTTAATAATTTGCGATATTGAAATGCCCATAATGAACGGATTTGAGTTTATCAAACAAGTTCGTGCCAGTGGTTTTTTCGATGATATTCCTTTACTTATGCTTTCGGGTAAAGAAAGTAGCGACGACAGAATAAAATGCTTCGAAACCGGAGCCGACGACTACATTATCAAACCTTTCAACCCTAAAGAATTACTTGCAAGGGTTAAAAGGAGATTGATATCGTTAGATTTATACTCTCAGCGCAAAGGATATTAA
- a CDS encoding right-handed parallel beta-helix repeat-containing protein, protein MREIFNKKKQKKVFWSVLTLFLLSSFSSQAQINCDYEINTTTSSITNIEFQAGDTLCLMAGTRGPLYLKNIIGTAEKPIVIINKGGQSIIDSDLTYGLKFAESKNIVISGAGDQNIKYGILIREVSNGSGLNIGGLSTDFEVENIEISNAKIVGIIAKTDPNCVYDADRPNFTMYNIKIHDNYIHDIGNEGMYIGSSFYLGQYISSCDKTFLPHIINGVEIYNNRVEYTGWDGIQVGSALYGCTIHDNQIYKDSQAEATYQMSGIIINTGSSCNVYNNTIIDGKGTGILNQGTGGQYFYNNLIINAGRDYDFEDQTLKQQFGIFSKYTYIQPPDSSFHFYNNTIINPKSDGIRFMNSHSENNRFINNIIINPGAYEFYENLGSVNYEAQDAYIHNYLDSSDDIFLSNNILERSSKEQLFVDTLNYNYRLTSGSPAVNTGYNLSDKGITFDIENFTRPFDNYFDIGAYELQIITSTNTLATYNQSLKISPNPASDYLTLSFKLNKTQTLSLKLVNMEGKTFNLFSDETFTKGENTKYVSINHLPKAKYIIVLYNETNRMIQNFQKF, encoded by the coding sequence ATGCGAGAAATTTTCAATAAAAAAAAACAAAAAAAGGTATTCTGGTCTGTTTTAACATTATTTCTTCTGAGTTCTTTTAGCTCACAAGCACAAATAAATTGCGATTACGAAATAAACACAACGACATCCAGTATTACAAATATTGAATTTCAAGCGGGAGACACTCTATGCTTAATGGCAGGTACAAGAGGTCCTCTTTACCTGAAAAATATTATCGGTACTGCCGAAAAACCCATTGTCATCATTAATAAAGGCGGACAATCTATTATAGATTCTGATTTGACATATGGCTTAAAGTTTGCCGAATCTAAAAATATTGTGATAAGTGGTGCAGGCGACCAAAATATTAAATATGGAATTCTAATACGCGAAGTAAGCAATGGCTCAGGGTTGAATATTGGAGGTCTATCAACAGATTTTGAAGTGGAAAATATAGAGATTAGTAATGCAAAAATTGTTGGAATTATTGCTAAAACCGACCCCAATTGTGTTTACGATGCTGACCGCCCTAATTTCACCATGTACAATATAAAAATTCACGATAATTATATTCACGATATTGGAAACGAAGGAATGTATATTGGCAGTTCTTTTTATCTTGGTCAATATATCAGCTCTTGCGACAAAACATTTCTTCCCCATATAATTAATGGTGTAGAAATATACAATAATCGAGTAGAATATACCGGTTGGGATGGAATACAAGTCGGAAGTGCATTATACGGCTGTACTATCCACGACAATCAAATATATAAAGATTCCCAAGCAGAAGCGACCTATCAAATGTCAGGTATAATTATCAATACCGGAAGCAGTTGTAACGTTTATAATAACACTATAATCGATGGCAAAGGAACAGGAATTTTAAATCAAGGAACAGGCGGACAATATTTTTATAACAACCTTATTATTAATGCCGGACGCGATTATGATTTTGAAGATCAAACCCTAAAACAACAGTTTGGGATATTTTCAAAATACACCTATATCCAACCGCCGGATTCTTCTTTTCATTTCTATAATAACACCATAATAAATCCCAAAAGCGACGGTATAAGATTTATGAATTCGCATAGTGAAAACAATCGTTTTATTAATAATATCATTATCAATCCCGGAGCTTATGAATTTTACGAAAACCTGGGCTCTGTTAACTATGAAGCCCAAGATGCATATATTCACAATTATTTAGATAGTTCCGATGATATTTTTCTATCTAATAATATTCTCGAACGATCTTCAAAAGAACAGTTATTTGTCGACACTCTCAATTACAACTATCGTCTTACAAGCGGTTCTCCTGCCGTAAATACAGGTTATAATTTAAGTGATAAAGGTATTACTTTCGACATAGAAAATTTCACTCGCCCTTTTGATAATTACTTTGATATTGGTGCTTACGAACTTCAAATTATCACTTCTACAAATACTTTAGCTACATATAATCAATCCTTAAAAATTTCACCAAATCCGGCCTCAGATTATTTGACTTTAAGTTTTAAGCTAAATAAAACTCAAACACTCAGCTTAAAGCTCGTGAACATGGAAGGAAAAACATTCAATCTCTTTTCTGACGAGACTTTTACTAAAGGAGAAAATACAAAATACGTTTCTATCAATCATCTTCCTAAAGCAAAATATATTATAGTTTTATACAACGAAACAAATAGAATGATTCAAAATTTTCAAAAATTCTAA
- a CDS encoding TolC family protein — translation MHRLRKKLYYIILKQLSVILLITALYPSNSTAQEISISNENIFNPLTDDITKKIPPLDVLIDSALINSHRLKYWDKEIKITEYELKSAKRDWAKGIYFTGEAKEGTWTSLVFIQDEYGNEVGTLGTTDQGRYSIGLGLRLPIQSLWDRGNQIKLNKMRIERNIEKMLEDRQTIRANVINLYNELIIQQNMLKLDIDNIEFSELTAEMADREFQNGKISLADLSRVRDNLARARYRFVDSQTGFINAYVMLQEITGIKFNELNNWE, via the coding sequence ATGCATAGGCTAAGGAAGAAACTATACTACATTATTCTAAAACAATTATCTGTTATCTTACTTATAACAGCATTGTATCCATCAAACTCAACAGCTCAAGAAATTTCAATATCTAACGAAAACATTTTCAACCCATTAACGGATGATATAACCAAAAAAATACCTCCATTAGATGTTTTAATTGATTCTGCACTAATAAATTCTCACCGCTTAAAATATTGGGATAAAGAAATAAAAATTACCGAATACGAATTAAAATCTGCTAAACGCGACTGGGCTAAAGGAATATATTTTACGGGTGAAGCAAAAGAAGGAACATGGACAAGTTTGGTATTTATTCAAGACGAATATGGCAATGAAGTCGGAACTTTAGGAACAACTGATCAAGGACGCTACTCTATTGGTTTGGGTTTACGATTACCGATACAAAGTCTTTGGGATCGTGGCAATCAAATTAAATTAAATAAAATGCGTATTGAGCGGAATATTGAAAAAATGCTTGAAGACAGACAAACCATTAGAGCAAATGTTATTAATCTGTACAACGAGCTTATAATTCAACAAAATATGCTAAAGCTTGATATAGATAATATTGAGTTTTCTGAGCTTACAGCAGAAATGGCCGACAGGGAGTTTCAAAACGGAAAAATATCGCTAGCCGATTTATCAAGAGTACGCGACAATTTAGCCAGAGCTAGATACCGTTTCGTGGATAGCCAAACAGGGTTTATAAATGCTTATGTAATGCTTCAGGAAATAACTGGGATAAAATTTAACGAACTTAATAACTGGGAATAA